The DNA window ATTCCTTCTAGCATGAACGGAATATAAGGAACTATTTGTGAAAAATCCAGGTTCATCGATTACAACTCTTTTCTACAAGGTAATTTATTCTTCTTCAGTCAGCCATTGTTCTTTTAATTTATCTAACTCGCCGCTTTCTTCCATTTCAGCAAGTATGCCATTCACTTCTTCTACTAGCTCACTGCCTTTCGGGAAAGCAACGGCCATACCGGGTGAAGCAGTTGTTGGGTCATCAAATGCACCCAGATCCTGTGCTTCGATATAGCCAAGAGCCACTTGTTTATCCATGTAGGCGGCGTCGATACGACCAGATAAAATTTCTTGTATTAACGCACCAGAATCATCTAACGCTTTTAACTCGAAATTGATGCCTTCATCAGCGATAATGCTTTTTGCTCCTTCTTCTTGAATCGTTCCAAGTTGGACCCCAACACTTTTCCCCTCTAATGACTCAAGGCTAGTCAGTTCTGAATCTTTGACAGTGACAAACATTTCGCCAGAATGATTGTACTCTGTTGAAAAATCAACGTTTTCTTTACGTGATTCGGTAGCGGACATACCCGCAATGACCATATCAACCCGGTCGTTTTGCAACGCTCCGATCAAGCCATCAAATTTCATATCAGTAATTTCAAGTTCGTAGCCAAGTTCATCTGCTATATGGTTGGCAAGGTCAATGTCGAATCCGACAATATCACCTTCAGGATTGCGTGATTCAAATGGAGCGAATTCAGCGGATGTTGCCATTTCCAAAACCTTTTTTTCTCCTGAAGTTCCTGAATCACTTTCACTTGTGCTGTCATTTCCACAAGCCCCTAATAATAATGCAGACGATGCCAACAAAGCGATAAATGGTTTTTTCTTAATCATGTATATTCCTCCTGTTTAATGTATAATTATTCGGTATAATGAATTTTAACACAAGAGTTGGTAATTGAGAAGAGTTTTTTAATAGAGAATAGAAAAAAATGTGTTGATCTAACCCGGCTGTCCTTAGTAGGAAAGAATGACAAAATTGCGTATAATAACGACTAGGTAAATCGAATAAATAATCGTTCCTAGTAGTGGAAAGCCAGTTTAGTAGAATTTGTCTGCGCTACAGATCGTGCACTTTACTCTTAAGAACTGTGACAAGAAAAGTCTGTAATATAGGTAAGTGGAATATCAAGTTGAAACAGGAGGAGATAGCAATGAAAAAGTTATTATTGACCGGCTTTGAGCCATTTTTAGCTTATACAGTCAATCCAACGATGAAAATTGTTGAAGCACTAGATGGGACGATCATTGGTAACTACCAGGTTATCGGTAAAATAATGCCAGTGGATTTTAATTCTTCAGGAAAGGCTTTGCTCAAATTTATCGACGAGGAAGTTCCAGATGCAGTCGTTTCTCTCGGACTTGCAGCAGGACGCTATAAAATTACACCAGAGCGAATTGCTATTAACATCAAAGACGGAGATGCTGACAACGAAGGCAACAAACCTGTCGATGAGCTGATTAGAGAACAAGGAGAAGACGCGTATATGTCTACGCTGCCGATTCGGAAAATGGTGGACAGTCTGCTTGCGAAGGGGCTTCCCGCAACCATTTCGAATACAGCAGGTGCATATCTATGCAACAACGTCATGTATGAAGGATTGCATTACGCCAAGGTCCATAACCCCAAACTTCTTACTGGCTTTATTCACATTCCGGCGTCGCATGAATTAGCGATCGAGCACGGTGGGATTCCAAGCTGGTCTCACGAGGATCTACTAAAAGGCATTCGAATTTGCATTGAAACATTAAATGAGACATAAAAAACGGACTGCAATTGCAGTCCGCTTTTTTTATGATTAAATGATTTCCCAATGCCGTTGCTCAGCCACTGTACGCAGCTTAGACTTGGGTTGAACCGCTACTGGATGTCCAACGAGTTCAAGTACAGGTAAATCTGAGTGACTATCCCCATATGCGTAGCTATTAGCCCAATCAATATCTTGTCCTGCAAGTGCTTCTTTGATTTTTATTGTTTTTAACGGTCCTTGAACATGTGACAAGGGAGTACGATGATCGACGACGTTATTTTTATAGAGAATTTCTGTACCAATAATGGTCCTAATCGGCAATTGTTTAGTCACTGCGTGAAGAAGTGGCGTAAAAGCGCCAGATACGAGCATGACGTAATCGTTATTCGCCACATGGTTTTTCAGTCGCTCCACGACAGTCAGATTCAGATCGCCGTGCATTTGTTCAGCAATCTCCCCAAAATACTGCTCAAGTTCAGTTTGTGTAAAAGTGTCCAATGCGGCTAAATATGCCTGGACAGAACGTTCACGCATTTTCTGCTCAGGATAAATTTTCAGCTTATGACCGATATAAGGAGGCATAATGGTACGATAAAATTGACGATAGCGGCTGCTATGTTCAGGATGGTTCTTTAAATGGTTCATCATCAACTGAAACGTTTCCTTCGAATACAAAGTTCCATCAAAATCAAATATAGCTACGCGCAAAGCGATCAACTCCGGTTTCTCAATTTTTTCTGCTCTTTCCATCATAGCGGAAATCGAGAGCATCTTCCAGTGAATGGCAAATGAAGGTTTATGCATTTTCAATTGACGGGTATAGAAGAAGAAACGATAGATTAAGCTACAGGAGGTTTTAACATGGAAAAGCAACACATTACCGTCGGATACGTCGAATTATCACCAGATGAAGCTGAACGATTATTTGAAGAAGTTAAAAAAGATAACGGCATTAAAACTTACAAAGAGCTCCAAGGCTTGATGGATGATTATGATTCAGCCATCATCGAACCAGAAGCACGTCCACTTGCTGAAATTTTAGATGGAGACGAAGCGCCCAACGGACGAGAACAAGGCGGCATTCGTTATATCGAAGTTTTTAACAAGCTTGAAGAAGATCGACGATACCGTTTCAAATCATCCAACCAACAATAAGACAACTGTCTAACAAGTGCTTGATTAAAAAACATCGTACGATCCAACAACAAAAATTTCATGAAAATATCAACATCCCAATTCTCGACGTTCGAGTCACTTGAACGATGATTGTTGAGGGTGTTTTTTTGTTGTAAGAAAATTGGAACTTTTAAGAGGCTGATTCGTATAATAGTAAATGATTTTTTTGAAATAGGTTGTAATCATTCAAAGGGGGAATTAAAGATGAACATTTTCACAAGGAATAGATGGCTTTTAGGATTCCTACTCGTAGTTGTTTCTTGTTTACTCATCGTGGGTTGTTCTAGTAACGAAAAAGCAAAAACAGCAGAAGCTGAAAAACCAACCGAGTCGCTTGAAAAAGACAAAGCGGCAATTCAAGCCGTCATTGAAAAACAATTTAATGGACCAGACAACAGGTACCGACAATTATGGGACGCAGCAACGGAAATTCAAACAGCCAATATGAACGAGGAACAGTATGACGCTTGGCTCAAGACGCCAGAATACAACGCATTAATCGATTATATGAACAGTACGTACGCTTCTTATTTTACTGAAAATGCCTATGAAACCTTTAGGAACACAGATGCATTTCTCTATAGTTACTCAGATCGAGAATACAAACTCACAACTTCTGCGATTGAAATCACTCAAAGCGAAAAGGAGAGGACCCTTTATCCTTTCACATTCCAAGTCATGTATGAAAACGAATCAGGAGAAACTGAGATAGTTGATTTTGAAGGACAAGCCATCGTGCCAGTAGCAGGAAAAATCGGTAAAATTCAATTTAACAATCAAGAGAAATTGCTACAAAAAATCGAAGAATAACAATGAAAAGAGGAAAACCAGTAAAGTGGTTTTCCTCTTTTCACTGTTATTCTTCTTGCTTCCCGATGCAGCGTTCGCATTCATAAATGATCGATTCACGTTGTTCGTTTATCTCACAACCACATTCCCGGCATTCTTTTTTCGTCCGGATTTCGTATGTTTGAGTGTTTGTCATGTCGATCTCCTCCAATCGTTTAGTTTAGGATTTCATAACCTGGCAGTGTCAAAAATTCAGCGAATTCATTTTGTACGGTAAGGTTTATAAACAATGCACGAGCTTCTACGTAATTTCCAGATGAATAGTTGTCTTCGCCAACTGCTTGTTGAATTTTACTAACTTCTTCTTCCAACACTTCATGAAATAAAGGAAGATCAATTTTTCGGCCGTCGTCGAATCGTCCTTTTGGATGGCGAATCCATTGCCATACTTGCGAACGAGAAATTTCAGCTGTTGCAGCATCTTCCATCAAGTTATTAATTGGCGCTGCGCCGTTTCCAGATAACCAAGAAGCGATGTATTGAATGCCGACTGAAATATTCGAGCGTAGTCCGTCTTCAGTAATGGTACCTGTTGGCACTTCAACTAATTGTTCAGCTGTTACTTGGACGTCTTCGCGCTTATTATCAATTTGGTTCGGTGTTGGCATATGCTCATTAAACTGTTCCATCGCGATTGCAACCATTCCAGGATGTGCAACCCACGTACCATCGTGTCCGTCCATCGCTTCGCGTCGTTTGTCTTCTGCGACTTTCTGGAAGGCAACTGTGTTGGCATCATCATTTCCTTTGACTGGAATTTGGGCAGCCATGCCGCCAAGAGCCGGTGCATTACGCTTGTGGCAAGTTTGAATACAAAGTTGCGTATACGCGCGCATAAACGGTACAGTCATTGTCACTTGAGAGCGATCTGGGAAAATATATTCGGGTAAATTACGCAGTCGTTTAATCACGCTAAAGATATAATCCCAACGTCCACAGTTCAGACCAGCAGAGTGGTCACGCAATTCGTATAAAATTTCATCCATTTCAAAAGCAGCCAGAATCGTTTCAATCAACACAGTTGCGCGAATCATGCCTTGTGGAATCTCTAGCTCATTTTGTGCGAAGACGAATACATCATTCCATAAACGAGCTTCCAAATGACTTTCTAATTTGGGGAGGTAAAAATAAGGGCCAGTTCCCCGATCAATCAGTTGTTGTGCATTATGGAAAAAGTATAATCCGAAATCGACAAGACTGCCGGAAATTGGCTGGCCATTAATATGAATATTCTTCTCCATCAAATGCCAACCACGAGGTCGAACCATTAACACCGCAGTTTCTTTATTTAATGCGTATTTTTTTCCGGTTTCAGGAATTTCAAAATCAATTTGTCTTCGAACCGCATCACGTAAGTTGATTTGACCGTCAATAACGTTAAACCAATTTGGTGCAGTAGCATCTTCTAAATCAGCCATAAACATCTTGGCACCAGAGTTTAATGCATTAATGAGCATTTTGCGGTTTGTGGGTCCCGTGATTTCAACGCGGCGATCCTTCATATCTTCCGGCAGGGGAGCAATCGTCCATTTGTTATGTCGAATGTGCTTTGTTTCTGGAAGAAAGTCAATTTTCTTACCAGCATCAATTTCTTGTTGGCGTGTTTGACGTTTTTTTAACAGTTTGACACGACGTTGATCAAAGTTATGATGTAGCTTTTCAATAAAATCTAGCGCTTCGGGTGTTAAAATCGTCTCTATTCCTGGTACATCTTGACCTGTTATCGTAACATTCGATTTTGTTAACAACTAAATCATTCCTCTCTAAAAATAATTTTTAGTAACTGTATTAATACAGTTTATTTTGATGTATATTAATATATAACAGAAAATTCTAACTGTCTTGTAAACAGGATGGAAAGGAACATTCGGCGACAAAAGCGATTATTAGGCGATAAGCACATTTGGAAGGGGAGCTGGGGATGACTACTAGTATGTTGGAACAAATCGGATTTATCATTGGAGATTGGATTCCGAAAGAAGCATCGATTGCGATTGCAGATGAAGAGAGCTATATCTACTATAAAGCGGGAGTTCATGATTTGCAGATTCGAGAAGGGCAACTGGTTTTACCCGGCAGTATCGCTGCGCGTGCTAAAAAAGAAAAACAACGAATCGAAATGTTTGTGGAAGAGTCTATTCTCGGAACAGCGTATTACGGTATTGGTTATCCGATCAAGTTAGTGGAAAAAGAAGGCGTTCTTGTTATTATTCTGCCTCCCGATTACTTGGTTCGTAAAAACAAACCAATTCAATTCCTAACAGGGAAATTTCAAGACACGTGGCGTCCCATTCCAGTAAACAAGGTATCCCATATTGAAAGCAGCCAAAAGAAAACATGGTTTTATACAGATGATGAAACCTATTGTGCAATTCATACGTTGAAAAACTTAAAGCATCAATTGCCGGATAGCTTCTTGCCAGTTCATCGGTCATATATTGTGAATATTGACTATATAGAAGAGATATCTCGAGACATCGCCTCAAACTATCAATTGACACTGAAAGACGGCTCAATTTTACCGGTTAGCCAAAATTATACAGCAAGTGTTAGAGCGCGACTCGGGTTCTGAAGCTCCAATACGACAGCAGGAGGAACAGTATTGTGTGCTATAGTTATCTGTGAACTTAATTATAATAGAACTTAGTTAAAAGAAAGGTTGTCACTCATGCCTATTTCAATCAACAGCCAGATCGAAGCTATTCAAATTTCGGGTATACGTCAATTTTCAAACCAATTGGTCGATTTTCCAGATGCGATTAACCTGACAATCGGTCAGCCAGATTTTCCAACGCCTGAACCAATTAAGCAAGCTGGAATCGAGGCGATCCGGCACAATCATACGAACTATACACATAATGCAGGAATGCTCGAATTGCGGACAGAAATCGCTTCTTTTTTTCAGGATACTTATGAGTTGAACTTTGAGCCGAAAACAGAAATCATCGTTACCAATGGTGCAAGCGAAGGCTTGGATTCTCTATTTCGAGCGATTTTAGAAAAAGGGGACGAAGTTATTTTACCTGCCCCGGCCTACCCTGGATACGAGCCAATTATTAAGTTGTGTGGAGGCAAAGTGGTTTATTTGGACATGTCAGATACGGGATTCCAACCAGATCCAACGCGTTTAGAAAGCTTAATCACAGACCGCACGAAAGCGGTATTGATGAATTTTCCATCTAATCCAACAGGCGTCACAATGGATTCTACGCAGCTTGAAAAAGTTGCAGCTGTATTAGAAAAACACGAGGTCTTTGTCGTAACCGACGAAATTTACAGCGAAAACGCATACGGTGACAAGCATGTTACGGTTGCGCATTTTGAAAAGATGCGCAACCGTACATTCTTAGTTCACGGTCTGTCAAAATCGCATTCCATGACAGGTTGGAGAATTGGTTTTGTACTGGGCCCAGAAATGTATATGAAACACGTGTTAAAGGTTCATCAATACAACGCCATTTGTGCATCCGTACCAAGCCAGTATGCAGCGCTTGAAGCGGTGAAAAATCAGCGTCATGTTCCTGCTGAAATGAATAAAGAATATGTCAAACGAAGAGATTTTGTTTACAGTCGCCTGACAGTGATGGGCATTGATGTGATTTTGCCAAAAGGTGCCTTTTACATTTTTCCATCAATTGAAAAATTCGGCATGACTTCTTTCGAGTTTGCAACACGGTTATTAAGAGAAGCAGGAGTCGCAGCAGTTCCTGGTTCTGCATTTACACGTTACGGAGAAGGATTTATCCGGATTTCTTATGCTTGCAGCATGAAGGACCTTGAAGAAGGCATGAATCGATTAGAAAAATTCATTCAAAGCTTAACGTGATTGGTGAAACCGTTATTTCTTACGGACATTGGCGTAAACGATGATAGAGGTTTAGTTATTGAAATATGGATGTAACCAGATAAAAGCCCTTTGCCAGTACTTGGCGAAGGGCTTTTGAGTTTTAGTGAATTAACTTTGGCTTATCCTAAATTCGTTACTCATAATAGCCTTCAGTCGATTTACGGAAAGTCTTAAACTGTGCAGCGTCATGACCAAACCACACATCAGAATTGGTTTCTTGCGACAGTCTGCGGATTTTTTCAACAGCTGACGTATAGCCGACAGAATCATATAAAATGCCAGGTGGCTTAACGGGAGGACCAAAGCTTTCGGCCGTATAAATAGCATCAGATGCAAGAATAATGCCACCCGTTTCGGGAAGTTGAATTTGCAGACCGAGCATTCCCCAAGCATGCCCACTGCCAAAATTCAGCAATTTGATTCCTTCGGCTAGTTGAAGTCCATCCTCAGTTCGTTTGACAGTTTTCCATTGTAGATTGCTTTTAATCCAAGCATCAATATCGCCCCAAATATAAGCACCTTCTTTCGTGTTCCTCGCATAGGTTTGAAGGGCTCCATTTAGTTCATCTTCGTGAACGATAATGGTCGCATTGGTGAATAATTCAAGACAGCCTGCATGATCCAAATGGAGATGAGAAGCAACAACGTATTTAATATCTTCTGGACGAACGCCAAGCTCATCTAACCGGTTATGCAAATAGCATTCTTCCGGCATGTCAATCGGAAAAAGAGATTGTGTTACTTTGCCCCAGCGTCCTTCAGCACCCATGGAATTTGGGTTACATGCTGTATCAAATAAAATTTTGCCTTCCGGGTGATCAATCAATACTGTATAAACGGGAAATGTAGCCATTTCACTTGGCGGATTCGGGTTTTCCAAACTCGCCGGATTGTGCATGGAAATTAAAAAATTCTTGTCCATGCTCAAGGTACCGTTGTCCATTACGTATAGCTTTGGGTGTGGCTTAATAATACCAGTCATCAATGTTCCCCCTCTCAGAATAATTCCATACTATCACAATTTTCAGTTAATGTACCGAGACAAATAAAAAACTCTTGAGTAGCGAGCTCAAGAGTTAAAAGATGGGGGAGTGTTGATTAATGAACCAAAGCAGGTTCAAAGAATTCTTTGTACAATTCGTTCAATATTTTTTGTTCATCTTCTTTCAAGATGCCAAACACCAAACTCACTTCAGAAGAGCCTTGGTTGATCATTTCAATATTGACACCAGTTCTAGCAAAAGCGTTCGCGGCACGAGCTGTCAGTCCTTTTTGATTGTTCATGCCTTCTCCAACAAGAACAATCATAGAAAAATCACTTCGGATGTGAACGTCATCAGCTTGCAGTTCTGATTTAACGCGTTCTACAATGCGCTGCTCTTTATCAACAGTCAATTGGTGACTGCGCAAAATAACGGAAAGGTTATCAATGCCAGACGGGATGTGTTCATATGAGATATCTTCGTCTTCTAATATTTGCAGCAGTCTCCGGCCAAAACCAACTTCGCGGTTCATCAAGTATTTACTGACGTATAAAGTTGAGAAGCCACTATCAGCTGATATGCCTGTAACAGGACGTAAGGAATGATCTCGCTCTGCAACAATCATCGTTCCGGGTGCTGATGGATTGTTGGTATTACGGATACATAAAGGAACAGACGCTTTAAAGACAGGCATAAGGGCTTCGTCGTGAAGAACCGCAAATCCAGCATAGGAAAGCTCACGCATTTCACGGTAAGTCATTTGTTCGATTTCAACAGGGTTTTCAACAACACGGGGATTAGCTGCAAAGACGCAGTCCACGTCGGTAAAGTTTTCATATAACTCTGCCTGAACTGCAGCTGCTAAAATAGAGCCGGTAATATCTGAGCCACCGCGTTCGAAAGTTCGTAATTGGCCTCTTTTTGTATACCCGAAAAAGCCTGGGAAAACAGTTATCGTTTTTTTGTTGCGCAAGTCAGACAAATTGTCGTAAGCTTCTGGAAGAGCTTGTGCACGCTCGGGTAAGTCGTTTACAAACAACCCTGCATCAAATGGGTTGACGTATTCTGCAGCTAACCCGATAGATGTTAAGTAAGCAGCTACTAGTTTCGCAGAGTTATCTTCACCGCTCGCTTTAATTGAGTCTGCAAAAAGAGGAGGTGAACTTTTGTCTGCTTGAAGACGGTTCAACAAATCGGTTTCAATGATTTTCTTGATGTCTTCGTCTAGTCCTAATCCATCAGCGATTTCAGCATACCTTTCCATAACGTTGGCAAGAGGAGTTGCTGTTGGTTCGTCACGTAATGCCGCTGCTGATAGATGAATGAGCAAATCTGTCATTTTTACGTCTCCATCAAATCTCTTGCCTGGAGCAGAGACAACGACGATTTTGCGAGAAGGCTCTGCTTTAACAATTGCAGCCACTTTTTTTATCTGTTGTGCACTAGCTACTGATGTCCCGCCAAATTTGCTTACTTTCATCTAATCAAGTCCCATCTTTTTTAATAGTCTGTAAAAAGGTTGTTTTAACTAAGATATAATACTATAATGTCCCTATGACAAAAACAATTGTTTTTTCACAGTGTACACACCATGGGAGGAATCGTCAATGAAAAACGAAATTTCAATCGGATTATTAGGCCTTGGAACAGTGGGCAGCGGGGTTGCTAAAATCATCCAGCAGCATCAGCAGGATTTGCATCATAAATTAGGTGCCCAAGTTCTAATCGGAAAAGTACTGGTCAGAGATACAAATAAGGACCGACTTTCTAGTTTAGATCCGAGTGTATTCACGACGGACATAGAAGAGATATTGAATGATTCTTCTCTCGACATCATTGTAGAAGTGATGGGTGGCATAGATGGTGCAAAACTAGCGATTGAAAAAGCGCTTAGAGCAGGTAAGCAAGTTGTGACAGCGAATAAAGACGTCATGGCAGAATACGGTCACGATTTATTGAAATTAGCAGACGCTGAAAAATGCGATCTTTTCTATGAAGCCAGTGTTGCCGGGGGTGTACCGATTATC is part of the Planococcus kocurii genome and encodes:
- a CDS encoding ABC transporter substrate-binding protein produces the protein MIKKKPFIALLASSALLLGACGNDSTSESDSGTSGEKKVLEMATSAEFAPFESRNPEGDIVGFDIDLANHIADELGYELEITDMKFDGLIGALQNDRVDMVIAGMSATESRKENVDFSTEYNHSGEMFVTVKDSELTSLESLEGKSVGVQLGTIQEEGAKSIIADEGINFELKALDDSGALIQEILSGRIDAAYMDKQVALGYIEAQDLGAFDDPTTASPGMAVAFPKGSELVEEVNGILAEMEESGELDKLKEQWLTEEE
- the pcp gene encoding pyroglutamyl-peptidase I — protein: MKKLLLTGFEPFLAYTVNPTMKIVEALDGTIIGNYQVIGKIMPVDFNSSGKALLKFIDEEVPDAVVSLGLAAGRYKITPERIAINIKDGDADNEGNKPVDELIREQGEDAYMSTLPIRKMVDSLLAKGLPATISNTAGAYLCNNVMYEGLHYAKVHNPKLLTGFIHIPASHELAIEHGGIPSWSHEDLLKGIRICIETLNET
- a CDS encoding HAD-IB family hydrolase is translated as MMERAEKIEKPELIALRVAIFDFDGTLYSKETFQLMMNHLKNHPEHSSRYRQFYRTIMPPYIGHKLKIYPEQKMRERSVQAYLAALDTFTQTELEQYFGEIAEQMHGDLNLTVVERLKNHVANNDYVMLVSGAFTPLLHAVTKQLPIRTIIGTEILYKNNVVDHRTPLSHVQGPLKTIKIKEALAGQDIDWANSYAYGDSHSDLPVLELVGHPVAVQPKSKLRTVAEQRHWEII
- a CDS encoding YhfH family protein: MTNTQTYEIRTKKECRECGCEINEQRESIIYECERCIGKQEE
- the aceB gene encoding malate synthase A — translated: MLTKSNVTITGQDVPGIETILTPEALDFIEKLHHNFDQRRVKLLKKRQTRQQEIDAGKKIDFLPETKHIRHNKWTIAPLPEDMKDRRVEITGPTNRKMLINALNSGAKMFMADLEDATAPNWFNVIDGQINLRDAVRRQIDFEIPETGKKYALNKETAVLMVRPRGWHLMEKNIHINGQPISGSLVDFGLYFFHNAQQLIDRGTGPYFYLPKLESHLEARLWNDVFVFAQNELEIPQGMIRATVLIETILAAFEMDEILYELRDHSAGLNCGRWDYIFSVIKRLRNLPEYIFPDRSQVTMTVPFMRAYTQLCIQTCHKRNAPALGGMAAQIPVKGNDDANTVAFQKVAEDKRREAMDGHDGTWVAHPGMVAIAMEQFNEHMPTPNQIDNKREDVQVTAEQLVEVPTGTITEDGLRSNISVGIQYIASWLSGNGAAPINNLMEDAATAEISRSQVWQWIRHPKGRFDDGRKIDLPLFHEVLEEEVSKIQQAVGEDNYSSGNYVEARALFINLTVQNEFAEFLTLPGYEILN
- a CDS encoding LytTR family DNA-binding domain-containing protein, with amino-acid sequence MTTSMLEQIGFIIGDWIPKEASIAIADEESYIYYKAGVHDLQIREGQLVLPGSIAARAKKEKQRIEMFVEESILGTAYYGIGYPIKLVEKEGVLVIILPPDYLVRKNKPIQFLTGKFQDTWRPIPVNKVSHIESSQKKTWFYTDDETYCAIHTLKNLKHQLPDSFLPVHRSYIVNIDYIEEISRDIASNYQLTLKDGSILPVSQNYTASVRARLGF
- a CDS encoding aminotransferase class I/II-fold pyridoxal phosphate-dependent enzyme yields the protein MPISINSQIEAIQISGIRQFSNQLVDFPDAINLTIGQPDFPTPEPIKQAGIEAIRHNHTNYTHNAGMLELRTEIASFFQDTYELNFEPKTEIIVTNGASEGLDSLFRAILEKGDEVILPAPAYPGYEPIIKLCGGKVVYLDMSDTGFQPDPTRLESLITDRTKAVLMNFPSNPTGVTMDSTQLEKVAAVLEKHEVFVVTDEIYSENAYGDKHVTVAHFEKMRNRTFLVHGLSKSHSMTGWRIGFVLGPEMYMKHVLKVHQYNAICASVPSQYAALEAVKNQRHVPAEMNKEYVKRRDFVYSRLTVMGIDVILPKGAFYIFPSIEKFGMTSFEFATRLLREAGVAAVPGSAFTRYGEGFIRISYACSMKDLEEGMNRLEKFIQSLT
- the ahlS gene encoding AhlS family quorum-quenching N-acyl homoserine lactonase, whose amino-acid sequence is MTGIIKPHPKLYVMDNGTLSMDKNFLISMHNPASLENPNPPSEMATFPVYTVLIDHPEGKILFDTACNPNSMGAEGRWGKVTQSLFPIDMPEECYLHNRLDELGVRPEDIKYVVASHLHLDHAGCLELFTNATIIVHEDELNGALQTYARNTKEGAYIWGDIDAWIKSNLQWKTVKRTEDGLQLAEGIKLLNFGSGHAWGMLGLQIQLPETGGIILASDAIYTAESFGPPVKPPGILYDSVGYTSAVEKIRRLSQETNSDVWFGHDAAQFKTFRKSTEGYYE
- a CDS encoding aspartate kinase, which produces MKVSKFGGTSVASAQQIKKVAAIVKAEPSRKIVVVSAPGKRFDGDVKMTDLLIHLSAAALRDEPTATPLANVMERYAEIADGLGLDEDIKKIIETDLLNRLQADKSSPPLFADSIKASGEDNSAKLVAAYLTSIGLAAEYVNPFDAGLFVNDLPERAQALPEAYDNLSDLRNKKTITVFPGFFGYTKRGQLRTFERGGSDITGSILAAAVQAELYENFTDVDCVFAANPRVVENPVEIEQMTYREMRELSYAGFAVLHDEALMPVFKASVPLCIRNTNNPSAPGTMIVAERDHSLRPVTGISADSGFSTLYVSKYLMNREVGFGRRLLQILEDEDISYEHIPSGIDNLSVILRSHQLTVDKEQRIVERVKSELQADDVHIRSDFSMIVLVGEGMNNQKGLTARAANAFARTGVNIEMINQGSSEVSLVFGILKEDEQKILNELYKEFFEPALVH